One window of Dyadobacter sandarakinus genomic DNA carries:
- a CDS encoding ATP-binding protein has product MPASLTKDSSKWYYISIYLGLALIFGSQYFTYKNVRDLSLNNNRLNVTIGILNQTANFGLVTKDFQSNMRGYLITQNNDLLTDNYNKKVQLVGISDTLFNLVKTDPVQTKRVSELLAVSGEIVAYAQNVITLYRTQGQEQAFARLKEGQGIRLNDQLTAKINEIEHFERHNLNERRKIVASTQKNSMLFIFMTSAVGFLLTVLSSIFLNRDKRRQRRLQKAIREKERVVSQYLEAIPDGVMVINPQQEVVLLNQSGREILGTESIRVETLADELRLVKLLDPSRYHVRFTPETLPIARALQGEKLIGNKIDLIKNDKIYHLETNVQPILGLDGEITSAITVFRDITERANYEATLEKARTLAEKSVRVKDIFLSNVSHEIRTPLNAIIGFTNLLVGEVADSKSREYVGYIQYASKNLLELINDILDFSKIEAGQVHLEKTAVSIRELVDSLSGIINQRAGEKGIAYHVHLGDGLPPTVETDKLRLTQILINVCGNAVKFTEKGNVTLTVEPVSEVISGVQNIRFKVSDTGIGIAKDKIDKVFNRFVQASESTTRVFGGTGLGLSIVKSLVQLFGGTLQLESEEGRGSVFTMEFPFKILKEHLPREEPEITADISGSLTSLRVIAAEDNTLNQKLLSAIFERLNVPLTIVNNGQEALDKLREEEFDLVLMDIQMPVMDGYTAIREIRSHISKTIPIITMTAHAMVGEKEECLSIGANSYISKPFKESELITTIAQLGNREHFFEQTSTKSTDHLTPDTMTDAIINIDYLTEITGGDAELRGELIALFETDSQIQLQAIEESAAARDLDKLKHAIHKFRSSLFSVGMLSTANQYKDLEALVKQGLWNEEAQEKVTQLKTESQQGLTQLKTLEA; this is encoded by the coding sequence ATGCCGGCAAGTCTGACCAAAGATTCCTCCAAATGGTATTATATCAGCATATATCTGGGACTGGCCCTGATATTCGGCTCACAGTATTTTACCTATAAAAATGTACGGGATCTGTCGCTCAACAACAACAGGCTGAATGTAACCATCGGTATCCTGAACCAGACCGCCAACTTTGGGCTGGTTACGAAGGATTTTCAGTCCAATATGCGCGGCTACCTCATCACGCAGAACAATGACCTGCTGACCGACAACTACAATAAGAAAGTACAGCTGGTAGGCATCTCAGACACTCTTTTTAATCTTGTTAAAACGGATCCCGTACAAACCAAACGTGTCAGCGAATTGCTGGCTGTGTCGGGCGAGATTGTTGCCTATGCGCAGAATGTGATCACCTTGTACCGTACCCAGGGTCAGGAACAAGCCTTTGCCCGGCTGAAAGAAGGACAGGGAATCCGGCTCAACGACCAGCTCACAGCCAAAATCAACGAGATCGAGCATTTCGAAAGGCATAACCTGAATGAGCGGCGCAAGATTGTGGCCAGCACCCAGAAGAACTCCATGCTCTTTATTTTCATGACCAGCGCGGTGGGCTTTCTGCTAACAGTACTTTCGAGCATTTTCCTGAACCGCGACAAGCGCAGGCAGCGCAGGCTGCAAAAGGCCATCCGCGAGAAAGAACGCGTAGTAAGCCAGTACCTCGAAGCTATTCCCGACGGTGTAATGGTCATTAATCCCCAACAGGAAGTAGTGCTGCTCAACCAGTCGGGCCGGGAGATCCTGGGCACCGAATCGATCCGGGTGGAGACCCTGGCAGACGAGCTTCGGCTCGTAAAGCTGCTTGATCCCTCCCGCTACCATGTGCGGTTTACGCCGGAGACGCTCCCCATTGCGCGTGCCCTGCAGGGCGAAAAGCTGATCGGCAACAAGATTGATCTCATTAAAAATGACAAGATTTATCACCTTGAAACCAACGTGCAGCCCATACTGGGGCTGGATGGAGAAATAACCAGTGCCATTACGGTTTTCAGGGACATTACGGAGCGGGCCAATTACGAGGCCACACTTGAAAAAGCGCGTACGCTGGCCGAAAAATCGGTGCGGGTAAAAGATATTTTTCTTTCCAATGTAAGCCACGAGATCCGTACTCCCCTGAATGCGATCATCGGCTTCACAAACCTGCTGGTAGGCGAAGTGGCTGACTCCAAAAGCCGTGAGTACGTGGGCTACATTCAGTATGCAAGCAAAAACCTCCTTGAACTCATCAATGACATTCTCGACTTTTCCAAAATAGAAGCCGGTCAGGTACACCTTGAAAAAACCGCAGTATCCATCCGCGAGCTGGTAGACTCTCTTTCGGGTATCATCAACCAGCGCGCCGGTGAGAAAGGCATTGCCTACCATGTACACCTTGGCGACGGCCTGCCTCCTACCGTGGAAACCGACAAGCTGCGCCTCACGCAAATCCTGATCAATGTGTGCGGGAATGCGGTGAAATTTACAGAAAAGGGGAATGTTACCCTTACGGTTGAGCCCGTGAGCGAGGTGATCAGCGGCGTGCAGAATATCCGTTTCAAAGTGAGCGATACGGGCATTGGTATTGCCAAAGACAAAATTGACAAGGTGTTTAACCGGTTTGTGCAGGCGAGCGAAAGTACTACCCGTGTTTTTGGCGGCACAGGGCTCGGGCTGAGCATTGTAAAATCGCTTGTACAGCTTTTCGGAGGCACTTTGCAGCTTGAAAGTGAGGAAGGCAGGGGCAGCGTGTTCACAATGGAATTTCCTTTTAAAATCCTGAAAGAACATTTGCCACGCGAGGAACCCGAGATCACGGCAGACATCAGCGGATCACTGACCTCGCTCCGGGTGATTGCAGCAGAAGACAATACATTGAACCAAAAGCTTCTTTCGGCCATTTTCGAACGCCTGAATGTACCGCTGACCATCGTTAACAATGGTCAGGAAGCCCTCGACAAGCTGCGGGAGGAGGAATTCGACCTGGTACTGATGGATATACAAATGCCCGTCATGGATGGTTACACCGCTATCCGGGAAATCCGCAGCCACATTTCCAAGACGATCCCGATCATTACCATGACTGCTCATGCCATGGTAGGTGAAAAGGAAGAGTGCCTGAGCATTGGTGCCAACAGCTACATTTCAAAACCATTTAAGGAAAGCGAACTGATCACGACCATCGCACAGCTCGGTAACCGCGAACATTTCTTTGAGCAGACTTCAACAAAATCTACGGACCATTTAACCCCTGATACCATGACCGACGCTATCATTAATATAGACTATCTGACCGAAATTACCGGTGGCGACGCAGAGCTGCGCGGAGAGCTGATCGCGCTTTTTGAAACCGACAGCCAGATACAGCTGCAAGCCATAGAGGAAAGTGCGGCCGCCCGTGACCTCGACAAATTGAAACATGCCATCCACAAATTCAGGTCATCCCTGTTTTCGGTCGGCATGCTGTCCACGGCCAATCAGTACAAGGATCTGGAAGCGCTGGTAAAGCAGGGCCTATGGAACGAGGAGGCGCAGGAGAAAGTAACGCAGCTCAAAACAGAGTCGCAGCAGGGCCTTACCCAGCTGAAAACACTGGAAGCTTAA
- a CDS encoding glycosyltransferase, translating into MKNEFVFDGVTLLVTHYNRSQSLEQLLKSFRLLGCRFADIVVSDDGSRPEHIAYLEALRGEYPFRLITTPQNRGLGNNINKGQDAVKTPLTLYVQEDFTPTAIFPQKFAKALELMQSEPELDMVRFYAYFEYPYLKPAGDGFYRMGFGVLKPGYRKFYVYSDHPHLRRTSFFEKFGRYVEGQKGDVTEYTMMMSFLKKKGKALFYKDFQGLFLQKNSEDEPSTMKRTAWRESENFFITQLRHLYRHLKFNFDYLV; encoded by the coding sequence ATGAAAAATGAATTTGTTTTTGACGGCGTCACGCTGCTGGTCACGCATTACAACAGGAGCCAGTCGCTCGAACAGCTGCTGAAATCATTCCGCCTGCTGGGCTGCCGCTTTGCCGATATCGTGGTATCCGACGACGGAAGCCGGCCCGAGCACATCGCCTACCTGGAAGCGCTGCGTGGCGAGTACCCCTTCCGGCTGATTACGACACCTCAGAACCGCGGCCTTGGCAATAACATTAACAAGGGACAGGATGCTGTAAAAACACCCCTTACGCTGTATGTACAGGAAGATTTTACGCCTACCGCCATTTTCCCCCAGAAATTTGCAAAGGCACTGGAGCTGATGCAGTCCGAGCCCGAACTGGATATGGTACGCTTTTATGCCTATTTTGAATATCCGTACCTCAAACCAGCCGGTGATGGCTTTTACAGGATGGGATTTGGCGTACTGAAGCCCGGCTACCGGAAGTTTTACGTGTACAGTGACCATCCTCACCTGCGCCGCACCAGCTTTTTTGAAAAGTTCGGCCGGTATGTGGAGGGGCAGAAAGGTGATGTTACGGAGTACACAATGATGATGTCTTTTCTCAAGAAAAAAGGAAAAGCATTGTTTTACAAAGACTTCCAGGGATTGTTTCTGCAGAAGAACTCCGAAGACGAGCCCAGTACCATGAAGCGGACTGCCTGGCGTGAAAGCGAAAACTTTTTCATTACCCAGCTCCGTCATCTGTACCGGCACCTGAAATTCAACTTTGACTATCTCGTATAA
- a CDS encoding glycosyltransferase family 2 protein has translation MLHEFPDTTLLITHYNRSESLERLLASFEKLQCRFGDIVVSDDGSKPEHQDKLQSLKDRFGFRLVTTPVNRGLGNNINKGQDAVQTEYTLYVQEDFEPADIFPAHFKDALSFMREDPKWDIVRFYAYFTYPTLKPFRKGFSEMVYSFWDWNHLKFYYYSDHPHLRRSSFLDKFGRYPEGIKGDLTEYRMAISFLQKKGRGLFFDDFTKLFYQKNSSDEPSTMERANWKLNQNPAIRLARLLYLRYRWLKNTLDLVFMK, from the coding sequence ATGCTGCACGAGTTTCCCGATACGACCCTGCTGATTACCCATTACAATCGAAGCGAATCACTGGAGCGGCTGCTGGCTTCCTTTGAAAAGCTCCAGTGCCGGTTTGGCGACATCGTGGTATCCGACGACGGCAGCAAGCCCGAGCACCAGGATAAGCTGCAAAGTCTGAAAGACCGCTTTGGATTCAGGCTGGTCACCACGCCGGTGAACCGGGGGCTGGGCAACAATATCAATAAGGGGCAGGACGCGGTCCAAACGGAATACACGCTCTATGTGCAGGAGGATTTTGAGCCGGCCGACATTTTTCCGGCGCATTTCAAAGATGCACTCAGCTTTATGCGTGAAGATCCCAAATGGGACATTGTAAGATTTTATGCCTATTTCACCTATCCCACACTAAAACCGTTCAGGAAAGGATTTTCAGAAATGGTCTACTCCTTTTGGGACTGGAACCACCTGAAATTCTATTATTACAGCGACCATCCTCATTTGAGGAGGAGCAGTTTCCTGGACAAGTTCGGCCGGTATCCGGAAGGTATCAAAGGTGATCTGACGGAGTACAGGATGGCCATCAGCTTTTTGCAAAAAAAAGGAAGAGGTTTGTTTTTTGATGATTTTACAAAACTGTTCTATCAGAAAAATTCTTCCGACGAGCCCAGCACCATGGAGCGTGCCAACTGGAAACTGAACCAGAATCCGGCGATCCGGCTGGCACGCCTGCTTTACCTCCGGTACCGCTGGCTGAAAAACACGCTCGACCTCGTATTTATGAAATAG
- a CDS encoding glycosyltransferase family 2 protein yields MSAFGLPKWILPHLFRNKKFRDLSDAEMEDLRARISRFKAEQPDISVVIPAWNEENNIYRTLSSLAASSTGYQVEIVVINNNSSDGTQQVLDRLGVRNYLQTVQGTPFARQMGLDMARGRYHLCADSDTFYPPDWIDKMVEPMVKDPGITGVYGNYAFIPPPNQGRFGLWLYEIFAGIMIRVRKRNREYLNVYGFNMGFVTEVGRQTGGFRVSGARVYANIVGSDFQNEAEDGRMALNLKTAGKLKMVTSPKATVFTSPRRLMDDGSIGQAFLNRAKRQIKGMREYLSMS; encoded by the coding sequence ATGAGCGCATTTGGTTTGCCGAAGTGGATTTTGCCGCATTTATTCCGGAACAAGAAGTTCAGGGACCTGAGCGATGCGGAAATGGAAGATCTGAGGGCAAGGATCAGCAGGTTCAAAGCCGAACAGCCGGACATTTCAGTCGTAATTCCTGCCTGGAATGAGGAGAACAACATTTACCGTACCCTCTCGTCCCTGGCAGCCAGCAGCACGGGGTACCAGGTGGAAATTGTGGTGATCAACAACAATTCCAGCGACGGCACCCAGCAGGTACTCGACCGCCTCGGCGTGCGCAATTACCTTCAAACCGTGCAGGGTACACCTTTTGCGCGGCAGATGGGGCTGGATATGGCGAGAGGCAGGTACCATTTATGCGCCGACTCCGATACATTTTACCCGCCCGACTGGATCGATAAAATGGTGGAACCGATGGTGAAAGATCCGGGTATTACGGGTGTTTACGGAAATTACGCCTTTATCCCACCGCCCAATCAGGGCAGGTTCGGGCTGTGGCTTTATGAGATTTTTGCGGGCATTATGATCCGCGTGCGCAAACGCAACCGCGAGTACCTCAATGTTTACGGCTTCAACATGGGCTTTGTGACGGAAGTAGGGCGCCAGACGGGGGGATTCAGGGTGAGCGGGGCGAGGGTATATGCCAATATTGTAGGCAGCGACTTCCAGAATGAGGCCGAGGACGGGCGTATGGCACTTAACCTGAAAACCGCCGGTAAACTGAAAATGGTCACGTCGCCCAAAGCAACCGTTTTTACCTCTCCGCGCCGGTTAATGGACGATGGCAGCATTGGCCAGGCTTTCCTTAACCGGGCGAAGCGACAAATTAAAGGAATGCGAGAATACCTGTCAATGTCTTGA
- a CDS encoding lipopolysaccharide biosynthesis protein, producing MAAALLQKLRNKHFLSLAGNGIMSVLGMLNMIILYRALPVASIGMWVFFLSILLLVDTFRSGFLTTAFIKFYAGATEERKAEVTGSAWFIGGAITGILVLLNIPAFLFSSYFTNPSMVLFVEWFGIIYVSSLPYFIASCVVQAEQRFDQLLCIRFLSQGFFIIFVGFMALTRTATLQHILYAYLGGAAMTSIFTIAIGWARLPFFRKRSRACIAEIFHFGKYSVGTTLSSNLFGTSNTMIINFMLGPAALAVYNLGQRLMELIEIPLRSFAATGMPELSAAYNEGNRRKVIATMQRYTGLITIAFVPVCLVAIVLADVAIGIIGGAKYVHTEAPNIMRLFMAFALLYPLDRFFALTLDVIHQPQINFVKVLVMLAGSVGASFLGIYLTGSIYGVAVAGIVPVLIGVGVGYWGLNRFEPFGIFSVIATGYTEALQLIRSLWFKWAVKRKTDSGVSIK from the coding sequence ATGGCAGCCGCGCTTTTGCAGAAACTAAGAAACAAGCACTTCTTGTCATTGGCGGGCAATGGGATCATGTCCGTACTCGGCATGCTGAATATGATCATCCTGTACCGCGCACTGCCGGTGGCAAGCATCGGCATGTGGGTGTTTTTTCTGTCTATCCTGCTGCTGGTAGACACTTTCCGGTCGGGTTTTCTGACGACGGCATTCATCAAATTCTATGCAGGCGCAACCGAGGAGCGCAAAGCCGAGGTGACCGGCTCGGCCTGGTTTATAGGAGGAGCCATCACGGGCATACTGGTGCTGCTTAATATTCCGGCTTTTCTTTTTTCATCCTACTTTACCAATCCCAGCATGGTCCTGTTTGTGGAATGGTTCGGGATCATTTATGTATCGTCGCTTCCCTATTTCATTGCATCCTGCGTCGTACAGGCTGAGCAGCGTTTCGATCAGCTGCTGTGTATCCGCTTCCTGAGTCAGGGCTTTTTTATCATCTTCGTGGGATTCATGGCGCTTACGCGTACAGCTACGCTGCAGCATATCCTGTATGCCTACCTGGGCGGTGCCGCCATGACGAGCATTTTTACCATTGCGATTGGCTGGGCCAGGCTCCCGTTTTTCCGCAAGCGTTCCCGGGCATGCATCGCAGAGATCTTTCATTTTGGAAAGTACAGTGTGGGTACTACGCTCAGCTCCAACCTTTTTGGTACTTCCAATACCATGATCATCAACTTCATGCTGGGCCCCGCGGCGCTGGCAGTATACAACCTGGGACAGCGCCTGATGGAGCTGATCGAAATTCCGTTGCGCAGCTTCGCCGCCACCGGGATGCCCGAGCTTTCGGCTGCCTACAACGAGGGCAACCGCCGAAAGGTAATCGCTACCATGCAGCGCTACACGGGCCTTATTACCATTGCTTTTGTGCCGGTATGTCTGGTGGCGATTGTGCTGGCCGATGTCGCGATAGGTATTATCGGCGGAGCAAAATACGTGCATACCGAGGCACCCAACATCATGCGCCTCTTCATGGCATTTGCCCTGCTGTACCCGCTCGACCGTTTCTTTGCGCTGACGCTGGACGTGATCCATCAGCCGCAGATCAATTTTGTAAAAGTACTGGTCATGCTGGCGGGTAGTGTCGGCGCCTCTTTCCTGGGTATTTACCTGACGGGCAGCATTTATGGCGTGGCCGTCGCAGGCATTGTGCCGGTACTGATCGGGGTGGGGGTTGGTTACTGGGGACTCAACCGCTTCGAGCCCTTCGGGATTTTCAGTGTGATCGCCACGGGTTATACCGAAGCCTTGCAGCTGATCCGGAGCTTGTGGTTCAAATGGGCGGTAAAACGGAAGACAGACTCCGGAGTGTCTATCAAATAA
- a CDS encoding flippase, translating to MEEKQKDHYWLKSGTINILQNFSGVFFGFAGFYVLVRVLSKHDFGVWTLFLSTTTILEAIRSGLIQNALIKYISSSDNREHPEIITASFAISGAVSLVTIAGILALAPFLSHIWDSPQLVGLLYAYIAIYIFSGLQAQFNAVEQANFRFNGIFATTIIKQGSFFCFVLVCYVFSLHVELIYLVWVQTFSAFLAAALAFRYAHKNLRWSEGISRGWAGKLFGYGKYAFGTLISSLLSSTIDQMMLGALLSPAASGAFNIAVRITNLIDIPGNAVATIVFPQSARRMETEGKSAIKYLYEKSVGTTLALVLPFVVFLYLFSDLVIHLIAGEKYNDSIPLLRITLLYCLLIPFGRQFGNILDSIGKTRLTFLVVIGSATLNLCLNYFFIRSIGVMGAAYATLCSNILGFIVAQVILKKEINTNILNTFVYMYRFYPEFLERYVIPFWKRKFVKGEK from the coding sequence ATGGAGGAGAAGCAAAAAGACCATTACTGGCTGAAATCCGGCACGATCAACATCCTGCAAAATTTCTCGGGGGTGTTTTTCGGATTTGCCGGGTTTTACGTGCTGGTGCGCGTGCTCAGCAAGCACGACTTTGGGGTATGGACGCTTTTTCTTTCCACTACAACCATCCTGGAAGCGATCCGCAGCGGCCTGATCCAGAATGCACTGATCAAGTATATTTCTTCCTCCGACAACCGTGAGCATCCCGAAATCATTACGGCTTCCTTCGCGATCAGCGGGGCAGTTTCACTGGTGACGATTGCAGGTATTCTTGCCCTGGCCCCTTTTCTGAGCCATATCTGGGACTCGCCCCAGCTTGTCGGGCTGCTTTATGCATACATTGCCATTTACATTTTTTCGGGTCTGCAGGCGCAGTTTAACGCCGTGGAGCAGGCCAACTTCCGGTTTAACGGGATCTTCGCGACCACGATCATCAAGCAGGGTTCATTTTTCTGTTTTGTGCTGGTATGTTATGTTTTTTCGCTGCATGTAGAGCTCATCTACCTGGTATGGGTACAGACTTTCAGCGCATTTCTGGCGGCGGCACTGGCGTTCAGATATGCCCATAAAAACCTGCGCTGGTCTGAGGGAATCAGCCGGGGCTGGGCGGGTAAACTTTTTGGCTATGGAAAATACGCTTTCGGAACTCTCATCAGTTCGCTGCTTTCCAGTACCATCGACCAGATGATGCTCGGTGCATTGCTCTCACCGGCAGCTTCGGGTGCTTTCAACATTGCGGTACGCATTACCAACCTGATCGACATACCCGGTAATGCAGTCGCTACCATTGTTTTTCCGCAAAGTGCCCGCAGGATGGAGACGGAAGGAAAATCAGCAATCAAGTATTTGTATGAGAAATCAGTAGGGACAACGCTGGCGCTGGTACTGCCGTTTGTGGTCTTCCTCTACCTGTTCTCAGACCTTGTCATCCACCTCATCGCGGGAGAGAAATACAATGATTCCATTCCATTGCTGCGGATCACGCTGCTGTACTGCCTGCTGATCCCGTTTGGGCGGCAATTTGGCAACATCCTTGATTCTATCGGCAAAACAAGGCTCACGTTCCTGGTTGTTATTGGCTCTGCAACCCTTAACCTTTGTCTGAACTACTTTTTTATCCGTTCAATCGGGGTGATGGGGGCAGCCTATGCCACGCTTTGTTCCAATATCCTGGGCTTCATCGTAGCGCAGGTGATCCTCAAAAAGGAAATCAATACCAACATCCTCAACACCTTTGTTTACATGTACCGTTTTTATCCCGAGTTTCTGGAGCGGTACGTGATCCCGTTCTGGAAGAGAAAGTTTGTTAAAGGGGAAAAGTAG
- a CDS encoding glycosyltransferase: protein MKLKGHKIIVFGLPRFDAPIESTNYTTARLLARENEVYYVENPFTVRDFMRLRKSPEYQVRKQHFSMWNSSVIDTEEPNLKIIIPPLMLSVNFLPENGLFRNALKVNEYLIRTKLKTIINARRIRDYIYINSFNFHYPGLADGLDPALTVYHCLDPMVLPFNRRHGVVSEDILVKESDVVICSSRQLYTEKKALNPSTYFVANAADLSLSVRAMNPELDVYPDIAKLKKPVIGYLGAIERRIDYDLLKVVIDLNPDKTFAMVGPVSREFVPDWFYNTSNVHVLGAVEYRHMPAVIKGFDVALIPFKKDDVSSSIFPLKLFEYLGAGKPVVSLDFNPDLADFTLDTVAYCSNAASFSKAIQDALNSDSQEAQLHRVEIAADNTWQNRVDAIAEIIYNHLAQKGKA from the coding sequence ATGAAACTTAAAGGACATAAGATCATCGTTTTTGGCCTCCCCCGATTTGACGCACCCATTGAATCTACCAACTATACTACGGCCCGGCTGCTCGCCCGCGAAAACGAGGTCTACTACGTCGAAAACCCATTTACTGTCCGCGACTTCATGCGGTTGCGGAAGTCACCCGAGTACCAGGTCCGCAAGCAGCATTTCTCAATGTGGAACAGCTCGGTAATTGATACCGAGGAGCCCAACCTGAAAATCATCATTCCGCCCCTGATGCTGTCCGTCAATTTCCTGCCGGAAAACGGTTTGTTCAGGAATGCACTCAAGGTGAACGAATACCTGATCCGGACTAAGTTGAAAACGATCATCAATGCGCGCCGGATCCGCGATTATATTTATATCAACTCCTTCAATTTTCATTATCCCGGCCTGGCCGACGGCCTTGATCCTGCACTTACCGTGTACCACTGCCTCGACCCGATGGTATTGCCCTTTAACAGGCGTCATGGTGTGGTTTCTGAGGATATCCTAGTCAAGGAAAGTGATGTGGTGATATGCAGCAGCCGGCAGCTTTATACGGAAAAAAAGGCATTGAACCCCAGCACGTATTTTGTGGCCAATGCCGCCGACCTGAGCCTGAGCGTACGGGCCATGAACCCCGAGCTGGACGTTTACCCCGATATCGCAAAGCTGAAAAAGCCGGTGATCGGGTACCTGGGGGCAATTGAGCGCCGAATTGACTACGACCTGCTCAAAGTCGTGATTGATCTGAATCCTGATAAGACGTTTGCCATGGTGGGACCGGTATCCCGCGAATTTGTACCCGACTGGTTTTACAACACCTCCAATGTTCATGTACTGGGTGCCGTAGAGTACCGGCATATGCCGGCTGTGATCAAGGGATTTGATGTTGCATTGATCCCGTTCAAGAAGGATGATGTCAGCAGCAGTATCTTTCCATTGAAGCTGTTTGAGTACCTGGGTGCGGGTAAGCCCGTGGTATCCCTTGACTTTAACCCGGATCTGGCCGATTTCACCCTCGATACTGTGGCATACTGCAGCAATGCCGCTTCATTTTCAAAGGCCATCCAGGATGCCCTGAACTCGGACAGTCAGGAAGCGCAGCTGCACAGGGTGGAGATTGCCGCGGATAATACCTGGCAAAACCGCGTAGATGCCATCGCCGAGATCATTTACAACCATCTTGCACAAAAAGGCAAAGCCTGA
- a CDS encoding acyltransferase family protein, with the protein MKHRFEVLDIFRGMFASLVFLFHLGPFAETPILNNSFVENSDMFVDFFFVLSGFVITYSYQSLSDGSQMKLFLAKRVYRIYPLHFVMLLAFLGMEVAKNLLSPYIQVNNLVNPANNAYTFFTSLFLVNSTPLPNVHDVSWNIPSWSISAEMISYVVFGSLLVWINSSHQFRNRNIFYAAVVLIALAGLATFSGSLQINYSFNYGFLRGILGFFTGALCFNLFNATHLRVRTMNAALFSAGELLSLGAIAYCIYHGEMMKPLGAVFEVLFFVCIYIFSFEKGIISAALKTSGLLHNLGKYSYSIYMTHALLISLFNVLFIRILKFPPGAYSYLFIPNFILIYYVSAWTYKHIEMRFQYKSVKRQEPLGEAVRK; encoded by the coding sequence ATGAAGCACAGGTTTGAAGTGCTCGATATTTTCAGGGGGATGTTTGCGTCCCTCGTGTTCCTGTTTCATCTTGGCCCCTTTGCCGAAACCCCCATCCTGAACAACAGCTTCGTCGAAAATTCCGACATGTTTGTTGACTTCTTCTTTGTATTAAGCGGCTTCGTGATCACATACAGCTACCAGTCGCTGTCGGACGGCAGCCAGATGAAATTGTTCCTTGCCAAGCGCGTGTACCGCATTTATCCGCTGCACTTTGTGATGCTGCTGGCATTCCTCGGCATGGAGGTCGCCAAAAATCTGCTCAGCCCTTATATACAGGTCAATAACCTGGTGAACCCGGCCAACAATGCCTACACGTTTTTCACCTCGCTTTTTCTGGTCAATTCCACTCCCCTGCCCAATGTTCATGACGTGAGCTGGAATATACCAAGCTGGTCTATCAGTGCTGAAATGATATCTTATGTTGTTTTCGGCAGTCTGCTGGTGTGGATCAACAGTTCGCATCAGTTCCGTAACCGCAACATCTTTTACGCAGCGGTGGTACTGATTGCACTTGCGGGTCTGGCAACGTTTTCCGGCAGCCTGCAGATCAATTACAGCTTCAATTACGGATTCCTGCGTGGCATACTCGGCTTTTTCACCGGTGCATTGTGCTTCAACCTGTTCAATGCCACCCACCTGCGGGTACGAACCATGAATGCGGCCCTTTTTTCGGCAGGTGAACTGCTTTCACTGGGTGCAATCGCGTATTGTATTTATCACGGGGAAATGATGAAGCCGCTCGGTGCGGTATTCGAGGTGCTCTTTTTTGTATGCATTTATATATTTTCGTTTGAAAAAGGCATTATCTCCGCTGCTCTCAAAACATCAGGGCTGCTGCACAATTTGGGCAAGTACTCTTACTCCATTTACATGACGCACGCCCTGCTGATCAGCCTCTTCAATGTATTGTTTATCCGGATCCTGAAATTTCCTCCGGGTGCCTATTCTTACCTGTTTATCCCCAATTTCATACTGATCTACTACGTTTCCGCGTGGACTTACAAGCACATCGAAATGCGTTTCCAGTATAAATCTGTAAAGAGGCAGGAGCCGCTGGGTGAGGCAGTGCGGAAGTGA
- a CDS encoding ATP-binding protein, with product MNESPHKIEFQFQSTRENIPGILRNCLEHIRQQTQFEPIDEEVLSKIKWVITEMLTNAVKHSGVDQCMLTIHLDTGKLVLEKEDQGEPLTLVETPGGNKVIWPLAQLNGNVNFQIYHNGEESLRVRTNNAKTAFFFTEQLEGNHAPELFFDTSEHFGLLIMVKASEEFTYEYDPESRTNRFRTTFNLKNPLT from the coding sequence ATGAACGAATCCCCCCACAAGATCGAATTCCAGTTTCAGAGTACCCGGGAAAACATCCCGGGAATACTCCGGAACTGTCTTGAACATATCAGACAACAAACCCAGTTCGAGCCGATTGATGAAGAAGTACTATCCAAGATCAAGTGGGTAATTACTGAAATGCTGACCAATGCCGTAAAGCATTCAGGCGTAGACCAATGTATGCTGACGATCCACCTGGATACGGGCAAACTTGTGCTGGAAAAGGAAGATCAGGGCGAGCCGCTGACGCTGGTTGAAACGCCGGGGGGAAATAAGGTGATCTGGCCGCTGGCACAGCTGAATGGCAACGTCAATTTCCAGATCTACCATAATGGAGAGGAGTCGCTGCGGGTGCGGACCAACAATGCAAAAACAGCTTTTTTCTTTACCGAGCAACTTGAAGGTAACCATGCTCCCGAGTTATTTTTTGACACCAGCGAACACTTCGGATTGCTGATCATGGTGAAGGCATCCGAAGAATTTACCTACGAATACGACCCTGAGTCGCGTACCAACCGGTTCAGAACTACTTTCAATCTTAAAAATCCGCTGACATGA